One segment of Nakamurella flava DNA contains the following:
- a CDS encoding L,D-transpeptidase produces MVQLRSGVAARRRRSGFVGLVAAGALVALTACTSGSINNLSGAEASLAGNNGGLSSSAVAPSSAGDPTTASSSAPAGPTVTASPAFGSKGLSPVAPMSVTTSSGTLKDVTVTNPAGVQVKGALSTDGTTWTVGEDLGYGKSYTVTGTAVGTGGATTKISGTWTTVTPTDQITTSISPGDGAVVGVAAPVIVHLGYKPTTDAEKAEIMKHVTITTDPQVEGAWAWIRHDGDQFPSLDWRPREYWPANTKVHVESDIYGLPFGDNYFGGDGATSDFTIGRNQVVKADATAHNIVVQQDGQTVATYNASYGNGDIINDPNRVTRSGVHVVSDMQETTKMSNPQYGYTNVTEHWAVRISDNGEFIHQNQDTVDAQGVTNVSHGCINLSAEDAEAYFKTAMYGDPVEVTGTSVQLSSADGDIYDWAVPWDQWLTMG; encoded by the coding sequence GTGGTTCAGCTGCGCAGCGGGGTGGCGGCGCGCCGTCGGCGCTCCGGGTTCGTCGGTCTGGTGGCCGCGGGCGCTCTCGTCGCCCTCACGGCCTGCACGTCCGGTTCCATCAACAACCTGTCCGGCGCCGAGGCGTCGCTGGCCGGGAACAACGGCGGGCTGTCCAGCAGCGCTGTTGCTCCCTCGTCGGCCGGCGACCCGACCACCGCGTCGAGCAGCGCCCCGGCCGGACCGACCGTGACCGCCTCGCCCGCGTTCGGCAGCAAGGGGCTCTCCCCGGTGGCCCCGATGTCGGTGACGACCAGCTCCGGCACCCTGAAGGACGTGACCGTCACCAACCCCGCCGGGGTGCAGGTGAAGGGCGCGCTGTCGACCGACGGGACCACCTGGACGGTCGGCGAGGACCTCGGCTACGGCAAGAGCTACACCGTCACCGGGACCGCGGTCGGTACCGGCGGCGCCACCACGAAGATCTCCGGCACCTGGACGACGGTCACCCCGACCGACCAGATCACCACGTCGATCTCCCCGGGCGACGGGGCCGTGGTCGGGGTCGCCGCGCCCGTCATCGTGCATCTGGGCTACAAGCCGACGACCGACGCCGAGAAGGCCGAGATCATGAAGCACGTCACGATCACCACCGACCCGCAGGTCGAGGGGGCCTGGGCGTGGATCAGGCACGACGGCGACCAGTTCCCGTCGCTGGACTGGCGGCCGAGGGAGTACTGGCCGGCCAACACGAAGGTGCACGTCGAGTCCGACATCTACGGCCTGCCGTTCGGTGACAACTACTTCGGCGGCGACGGCGCGACGAGCGACTTCACCATCGGCCGCAACCAGGTCGTCAAGGCCGACGCCACCGCCCACAACATCGTCGTCCAGCAGGACGGCCAGACCGTCGCCACGTACAACGCCTCCTACGGCAACGGCGACATCATCAACGACCCCAACCGGGTCACGCGCTCGGGCGTCCACGTCGTCTCCGACATGCAGGAGACGACGAAGATGAGTAACCCGCAGTACGGCTACACCAACGTCACCGAGCACTGGGCCGTCCGCATCAGCGACAACGGCGAGTTCATCCACCAGAACCAGGACACCGTCGACGCGCAGGGCGTCACCAACGTCAGTCACGGGTGCATCAACCTGTCCGCCGAGGACGCCGAGGCCTACTTCAAGACCGCGATGTACGGCGACCCGGTGGAGGTCACCGGCACCAGCGTGCAGCTCTCGTCCGCCGACGGCGACATCTACGACTGGGCCGTCCCGTGGGACCAGTGGCTGACCATGGGCTGA
- a CDS encoding MarR family winged helix-turn-helix transcriptional regulator, with the protein MADDPWLTSEQQQVWRSFLRMSRRLNETIERDMQHHGHMPFAYYLILAMLSEAPQQSLRMNELAGVVGSSQSRLSHAVARLEGNGWVRRTAAAGDRRGQIASLTEAGQATLVQLAPLHARTVKSMMFDPLSDAQLENFSDICDTVLGGSPADPAEDACDLSAPAHDPSAARDVEV; encoded by the coding sequence ATGGCTGACGACCCGTGGCTGACCAGCGAACAGCAGCAGGTCTGGCGCTCGTTCCTGCGGATGTCGCGGCGGCTGAACGAGACCATCGAACGCGACATGCAGCACCACGGGCACATGCCGTTCGCCTACTACCTGATCCTGGCCATGCTCTCCGAGGCTCCCCAGCAGTCGCTCCGCATGAACGAGCTGGCCGGCGTCGTGGGGTCCTCCCAGTCCCGGCTGTCCCACGCCGTCGCCCGGCTCGAGGGCAACGGCTGGGTCCGCCGCACCGCCGCCGCCGGCGACCGGCGAGGGCAGATCGCCTCGCTCACCGAGGCCGGCCAGGCGACCCTGGTCCAACTGGCCCCGCTGCATGCCCGCACCGTCAAGTCGATGATGTTCGACCCGCTCAGCGACGCCCAGCTGGAGAACTTCAGCGACATCTGCGACACCGTTCTCGGCGGCAGCCCCGCCGACCCGGCCGAGGACGCCTGCGACCTGTCCGCCCCGGCCCACGACCCGTCGGCCGCGCGGGACGTCGAGGTCTGA
- a CDS encoding dioxygenase produces MATTAERMPVLYLSHGAPPLADDATWTAELAAWSDDLPRPSAVLVVSAHWESAPTTVGATETVPLTYDFWGFPQRYYEVTYPAPGAPELAADVRGLLARPGHDVHSDPHRGLDHGAYVPLKEMFPAADVPVLQMSMPSLDPRELFTLGQRLAPLRDQGVLIVGSGFTTHNLSLADFGDTSGHGPGWGREFDAWATEAVESGDVDAVLDFENRAPAARIAHPRTEHFAPLFVSLGATADDWAGAHSTVDGFWYGMAKRSFQLH; encoded by the coding sequence ATGGCCACCACCGCCGAACGCATGCCCGTCCTGTACCTGTCCCACGGCGCCCCGCCGTTGGCCGACGACGCGACGTGGACGGCCGAGCTCGCCGCCTGGAGCGACGACCTGCCCCGGCCGTCCGCGGTGCTGGTGGTCTCCGCCCACTGGGAGTCGGCGCCGACCACGGTCGGCGCGACCGAGACCGTCCCGCTCACCTACGACTTCTGGGGTTTCCCGCAGCGGTACTACGAGGTCACGTACCCCGCTCCCGGCGCGCCCGAACTCGCCGCCGACGTCCGCGGCCTGCTCGCCCGCCCCGGCCACGACGTGCACTCCGACCCGCACCGCGGGCTCGACCACGGCGCCTACGTCCCGCTCAAGGAGATGTTCCCGGCGGCCGACGTCCCGGTGCTGCAGATGTCGATGCCCAGCCTGGACCCCCGCGAGCTGTTCACCCTCGGACAGCGGCTCGCCCCGCTGCGGGATCAGGGCGTGCTGATCGTCGGCTCCGGTTTCACCACCCACAACCTGTCGCTGGCCGATTTCGGCGACACCTCCGGCCACGGCCCGGGATGGGGGCGCGAGTTCGACGCCTGGGCCACCGAGGCCGTCGAGTCCGGTGACGTCGACGCCGTCCTCGACTTCGAGAACCGCGCCCCGGCCGCGCGGATCGCCCACCCGCGGACCGAGCACTTCGCGCCGCTGTTCGTCTCGCTCGGCGCGACCGCCGACGACTGGGCCGGTGCCCACAGCACGGTCGACGGGTTCTGGTACGGCATGGCCAAGCGCTCCTTCCAGCTGCACTGA